A single window of Leptospira semungkisensis DNA harbors:
- the trpS gene encoding tryptophan--tRNA ligase, whose translation MRILTGVQPSGKLHLGNYFSVIRKLVEYQNNVDLFCFVADMHALTTFTSAKNQTENTYDAVCDFLALGIDPDKCSFWIQSEVPEVTELTWYLSMSITVPKLELAHSYKDKVAKGITPSGGLFFYPVLMAADILAFDSDRVPVGKDQKQHLEYTRDIAERFNAQYGDTFKLPEPEIDEETAIVPGVDGAKMSKSYGNTINFFDDEKKLKKSVMGIVTDSAGVDEAKDHEKSVIYAIHSLFLDAEDKKKLQTRFSTPGTGYGDLKKALLENILDYFGPYRKERERIAADPAYVRSVMKKGSEKARATSSQILDRVRSRLGIGISRV comes from the coding sequence ATGAGGATATTAACCGGGGTTCAACCTTCTGGTAAATTGCATTTAGGAAATTACTTCTCCGTTATACGCAAGTTAGTCGAATATCAAAACAACGTAGATCTATTTTGCTTCGTAGCAGATATGCATGCGTTGACTACGTTTACTTCTGCCAAGAACCAAACCGAGAACACATACGATGCAGTCTGTGATTTCTTGGCGTTGGGAATAGACCCGGACAAATGTTCTTTTTGGATCCAATCAGAGGTTCCGGAAGTTACGGAGCTTACCTGGTATCTGAGCATGTCCATCACGGTTCCTAAGTTGGAATTGGCTCATTCATATAAGGATAAGGTCGCAAAGGGAATTACTCCGAGTGGAGGGCTTTTCTTTTATCCGGTGCTAATGGCCGCGGATATTCTAGCATTTGATAGCGATCGAGTTCCTGTTGGAAAAGACCAAAAGCAGCATCTTGAATATACAAGAGACATCGCTGAACGTTTCAATGCGCAATACGGAGATACATTCAAACTACCTGAGCCCGAGATAGACGAAGAGACCGCTATCGTGCCCGGAGTAGACGGAGCGAAGATGTCCAAATCATACGGAAACACGATCAATTTCTTTGATGATGAGAAGAAGCTTAAAAAATCCGTAATGGGGATCGTGACAGATTCCGCTGGCGTAGATGAGGCAAAAGATCATGAGAAAAGCGTAATATATGCCATCCATTCTCTTTTCTTGGACGCAGAAGATAAGAAAAAACTTCAAACAAGATTCTCTACTCCTGGAACGGGTTACGGGGACTTGAAAAAAGCTCTCTTAGAAAATATCTTGGATTATTTCGGCCCTTACCGCAAAGAAAGAGAAAGAATAGCCGCAGATCCTGCATACGTTCGTTCCGTAATGAAGAAAGGCTCCGAGAAAGCAAGAGCCACTTCTTCTCAGATCCTGGATCGGGTCCGGTCTAGATTGGGAATAGGGATCTCCCGAGTTTAA
- a CDS encoding electron transfer flavoprotein subunit alpha/FixB family protein, with translation MSNVLIVGELKNGELKKISKEITSAGRKIADALGGKVTALLIGSGVEKFAGDLGAVGADSVVTVNAGDFNAETWANLVAGVIKDKNPSVVLLPHTSQGKDYSPRVAVKAGAGIIADVVGLSVDGGKVVAKKPIYSGKAYGNFKVTSPVAIFTVRPNSQEVVQKAGAGAVEAASPAAGDAKVKIVSSDLSGGNKVQLAEASIIVSGGRGIKGPENWPVLQALADILGAALGASRAAVDAGWIPHSHQVGQTGKTVSPNCYIACGISGAIQHLAGMGSSKYIVAINKDGDAPIFKVATYGVVGDLFEVVPALTDEFKKVLG, from the coding sequence CACTTCCGCGGGCCGCAAAATCGCAGACGCTCTCGGAGGAAAAGTTACCGCTCTTTTGATCGGATCCGGAGTTGAAAAATTCGCAGGAGACCTAGGAGCAGTAGGCGCAGACAGCGTAGTTACCGTTAACGCTGGTGACTTCAACGCTGAGACTTGGGCAAATCTGGTTGCTGGAGTGATCAAGGACAAGAATCCATCTGTGGTTCTTCTTCCTCACACTTCTCAAGGAAAAGATTATTCTCCAAGAGTCGCTGTTAAAGCAGGCGCTGGAATCATAGCCGACGTAGTCGGTCTTTCCGTAGACGGAGGAAAAGTCGTAGCTAAGAAGCCGATCTACTCCGGAAAAGCATACGGTAACTTCAAAGTTACAAGCCCTGTTGCAATCTTCACCGTTCGTCCGAACTCTCAAGAAGTAGTTCAGAAAGCGGGAGCAGGCGCAGTTGAAGCTGCAAGCCCTGCTGCTGGCGACGCAAAAGTTAAGATCGTATCTTCTGACCTGAGCGGTGGAAACAAGGTTCAATTAGCCGAGGCTTCCATTATCGTATCCGGCGGACGCGGTATCAAAGGACCTGAAAACTGGCCTGTTCTCCAAGCATTGGCGGACATTCTTGGCGCGGCTCTTGGAGCTTCCCGTGCGGCAGTTGACGCAGGATGGATCCCTCACAGCCACCAAGTTGGTCAGACTGGAAAAACCGTTTCCCCGAACTGCTACATCGCTTGCGGAATCTCCGGCGCGATCCAGCACTTGGCCGGAATGGGCTCTTCTAAGTACATTGTTGCAATAAACAAAGACGGAGACGCTCCGATCTTCAAAGTTGCTACCTACGGAGTCGTGGGAGATCTTTTTGAAGTCGTGCCAGCTCTTACCGACGAGTTTAAAAAAGTACTTGGATAA
- a CDS encoding LolA family protein: MASSKGILSFMGAAVLLVCGTSILSDPGKDRLNSVIGKMNEISSFRASITINNELTGTLSYKKPNQIHVKFSDGRVIASNGRYLWFYSPARGIVGKQDVKGLTGGMAGLLSGYEEVTPVGGSIRLKSNNRTYEEIVVTLGPDNTPRTLRMKNKGSGEYTSVSFSGVQTNVGLSASLFNFGAPSNAQIVENPLNERE, encoded by the coding sequence ATGGCTTCATCTAAGGGTATCTTATCCTTTATGGGTGCCGCAGTTCTATTGGTCTGCGGCACTTCTATTTTATCCGATCCGGGCAAAGATCGGCTCAATTCAGTCATCGGAAAGATGAATGAGATCAGCAGTTTTCGGGCCAGCATCACCATCAATAACGAGCTGACCGGAACCCTTTCTTATAAAAAACCCAATCAGATCCACGTTAAATTTTCCGACGGAAGAGTGATCGCATCCAACGGAAGATATCTTTGGTTTTATTCCCCCGCAAGAGGGATTGTAGGCAAACAGGACGTAAAAGGTCTTACCGGAGGAATGGCAGGGCTACTTTCCGGTTACGAAGAAGTGACGCCTGTTGGCGGTTCTATCCGTCTAAAATCAAATAACCGGACGTACGAGGAAATCGTGGTCACATTGGGACCCGATAATACTCCCAGAACTCTCAGAATGAAAAATAAGGGAAGTGGGGAATATACCTCCGTAAGTTTTTCCGGCGTGCAAACGAATGTTGGTCTCTCTGCATCTCTTTTCAATTTCGGGGCTCCTTCTAACGCACAAATTGTGGAGAACCCTCTAAACGAAAGGGAGTGA